One stretch of Castor canadensis chromosome 14, mCasCan1.hap1v2, whole genome shotgun sequence DNA includes these proteins:
- the LOC109678387 gene encoding uncharacterized protein isoform X5, which produces MASVTFDDVCVKFTQEEWALLDPSQQKLYRDVMVETFRNLASVAEEDQTIEEVYKNSRRILRNEVVGRFCAHIEDTQFGEVFSHTPYHIMSNNTPTRMGSNENYICKKIFIRHPSLSLPFSTQSEPEPHEYQEYVKTHSGEKPCVCKKCGKAFSSSSYLKIHEEIHTGLKSYECKQCGKAFYSYSGQRRHEQVHCSENPYVCKQCGKAFTSSWYLKLHEGIHIGAKPYACKQCGKAFYWSSDLRRHVKTHSGEKPYVCQQCGKAFSSSSYLKTHEGIHTGLKSYECKQCGKAFYSCSGRRRHEQIHSSERPYVCKLCGKAFISSWYLKLHEGIHIGAKPYACKQCGKAFYWSSDLRRHVKTHSSEKPYVCKQCGKAFSSSRYLKIHERIHTGEMIFACK; this is translated from the exons GCATCTGTGACCTTTGATGACGTGTGTGTCAAGTTCACCCAGGAAGAGTGGGCTTTGCTGGATCCTTCACAACAGAAGCTGTACAGGGATGTGATGGTAGAAACcttcaggaacctggcctctgttG ccgAGGAAGATCAGACCATTGAAGAGGTGTACAAAAATTCCAGAAGAATTCTAAG AAATGAAGTGGTAGGGAGATTCTGTGCACACATAGAAGATACTCAGTTTGGAGAAGTCTTCAGCCATACTCCATATCATATTATGAGCAATAATACTCCTACTAGAATGGGATCAAATGAAAACTACATATGTAAAAAAATCTTCATCAGGCATCCATCCCTGAGTCTACCCTTCAGTACTCAGAGTGAACCTGAGCCACATGAGTATCAGGAATATGTAAAAACCCACAGTGGTGAGAAACCCTGTGTatgtaagaaatgtgggaaagcttttagttcttccagttacctcaaaatacatgaagaaattcaCACTGGATTGAAATCTTATGAATGTaaacagtgtgggaaagccttctatTCATACAGTGGCCAAAGAAGACATGAACAAGTTCATTGTAGTGAGAATCCATATGTATGCAAGCAGTGTGGCAAAGCTTTCACTTCTTCCTGGTACCTGAAATTGCATGAAGGAATTCACATTGGAGCAAAACCTtatgcatgtaaacaatgtgggaaagccttctatTGGTCCAGTGACCTTCGAAGACATGTAAAAACTCACAGtggtgagaaaccctatgtatgccagcaatgtgggaaagcttttAGTTCTTCCAGTTACCTCAAAACACATGAAGGAATTCACACTGGATTGAAATCTTATGAATGTaaacagtgtgggaaagccttctatTCATGCAGTGGCCGTAGAAGACATGAACAAATTCATAGTAGTGAGAGACCATATGTATGCAAGCTGTGTGGCAAAGCTTTCATTTCTTCCTGGTATCTGAAATTACATGAAGGAATTCACATTGGAGCAAAACCTtatgcatgtaaacaatgtggtaaagCCTTCTATTGGTCCAGTGATCTTCGAAGACATGTGAAAACCCACAGTagtgagaaaccctatgtatgtaaacaatgtggaaaagcttttagtTCTTCCAGGTACCTCAAAATACATGAacgaattcacactggagagatgATTTTTGCATGTAAgtaa
- the LOC109678387 gene encoding uncharacterized protein isoform X7, protein MVETFRNLASVAEEDQTIEEVYKNSRRILRNEVVGRFCAHIEDTQFGEVFSHTPYHIMSNNTPTRMGSNENYICKKIFIRHPSLSLPFSTQSEPEPHEYQEYVKTHSGEKPCVCKKCGKAFSSSSYLKIHEEIHTGLKSYECKQCGKAFYSYSGQRRHEQVHCSENPYVCKQCGKAFTSSWYLKLHEGIHIGAKPYACKQCGKAFYWSSDLRRHVKTHSGEKPYVCQQCGKAFSSSSYLKTHEGIHTGLKSYECKQCGKAFYSCSGRRRHEQIHSSERPYVCKLCGKAFISSWYLKLHEGIHIGAKPYACKQCGKAFYWSSDLRRHVKTHSSEKPYVCKQCGKAFSSSRYLKIHERIHTGEMIFACK, encoded by the exons ATGGTAGAAACcttcaggaacctggcctctgttG ccgAGGAAGATCAGACCATTGAAGAGGTGTACAAAAATTCCAGAAGAATTCTAAG AAATGAAGTGGTAGGGAGATTCTGTGCACACATAGAAGATACTCAGTTTGGAGAAGTCTTCAGCCATACTCCATATCATATTATGAGCAATAATACTCCTACTAGAATGGGATCAAATGAAAACTACATATGTAAAAAAATCTTCATCAGGCATCCATCCCTGAGTCTACCCTTCAGTACTCAGAGTGAACCTGAGCCACATGAGTATCAGGAATATGTAAAAACCCACAGTGGTGAGAAACCCTGTGTatgtaagaaatgtgggaaagcttttagttcttccagttacctcaaaatacatgaagaaattcaCACTGGATTGAAATCTTATGAATGTaaacagtgtgggaaagccttctatTCATACAGTGGCCAAAGAAGACATGAACAAGTTCATTGTAGTGAGAATCCATATGTATGCAAGCAGTGTGGCAAAGCTTTCACTTCTTCCTGGTACCTGAAATTGCATGAAGGAATTCACATTGGAGCAAAACCTtatgcatgtaaacaatgtgggaaagccttctatTGGTCCAGTGACCTTCGAAGACATGTAAAAACTCACAGtggtgagaaaccctatgtatgccagcaatgtgggaaagcttttAGTTCTTCCAGTTACCTCAAAACACATGAAGGAATTCACACTGGATTGAAATCTTATGAATGTaaacagtgtgggaaagccttctatTCATGCAGTGGCCGTAGAAGACATGAACAAATTCATAGTAGTGAGAGACCATATGTATGCAAGCTGTGTGGCAAAGCTTTCATTTCTTCCTGGTATCTGAAATTACATGAAGGAATTCACATTGGAGCAAAACCTtatgcatgtaaacaatgtggtaaagCCTTCTATTGGTCCAGTGATCTTCGAAGACATGTGAAAACCCACAGTagtgagaaaccctatgtatgtaaacaatgtggaaaagcttttagtTCTTCCAGGTACCTCAAAATACATGAacgaattcacactggagagatgATTTTTGCATGTAAgtaa
- the LOC109678387 gene encoding uncharacterized protein isoform X4, with product MPLDPRLGQVRLRGGRLDQRKDSKVLFCSEELQVSSHSGSVSSDFRLLGTTPGSREMASVTFDDVCVKFTQEEWALLDPSQQKLYRDVMVETFRNLASVAEEDQTIEEVYKNSRRILRNEVVGRFCAHIEDTQFGEVFSHTPYHIMSNNTPTRMGSNENYICKKIFIRHPSLSLPFSTQSEPEPHEYQEYVKTHSGEKPCVCKKCGKAFSSSSYLKIHEEIHTGLKSYECKQCGKAFYSYSGQRRHEQVHCSENPYVCKQCGKAFTSSWYLKLHEGIHIGAKPYACKQCGKAFYWSSDLRRHVKTHSGEKPYVCQQCGKAFSSSSYLKTHEGIHTGLKSYECKQCGKAFYSCSGRRRHEQIHSSERPYVCKLCGKAFISSWYLKLHEGIHIGAKPYACKQCGKAFYWSSDLRRHVKTHSSEKPYVCKQCGKAFSSSRYLKIHERIHTGEMIFACK from the exons ATGCCATTAGACCCGAGACTGGGCCAGGTTCGCCTAAGGGGAGGACGCCTGGACCAGAGGAAAG ATTCAAAAGTCCTCTTTTGTTCTGAGGAACTCCAGGTGTCCAGCCACAGCGGTTCTGTGTCCTCTGATTTCAGGCTCCTAGGGACGACGCCAGGAAGCCGGGAAATG GCATCTGTGACCTTTGATGACGTGTGTGTCAAGTTCACCCAGGAAGAGTGGGCTTTGCTGGATCCTTCACAACAGAAGCTGTACAGGGATGTGATGGTAGAAACcttcaggaacctggcctctgttG ccgAGGAAGATCAGACCATTGAAGAGGTGTACAAAAATTCCAGAAGAATTCTAAG AAATGAAGTGGTAGGGAGATTCTGTGCACACATAGAAGATACTCAGTTTGGAGAAGTCTTCAGCCATACTCCATATCATATTATGAGCAATAATACTCCTACTAGAATGGGATCAAATGAAAACTACATATGTAAAAAAATCTTCATCAGGCATCCATCCCTGAGTCTACCCTTCAGTACTCAGAGTGAACCTGAGCCACATGAGTATCAGGAATATGTAAAAACCCACAGTGGTGAGAAACCCTGTGTatgtaagaaatgtgggaaagcttttagttcttccagttacctcaaaatacatgaagaaattcaCACTGGATTGAAATCTTATGAATGTaaacagtgtgggaaagccttctatTCATACAGTGGCCAAAGAAGACATGAACAAGTTCATTGTAGTGAGAATCCATATGTATGCAAGCAGTGTGGCAAAGCTTTCACTTCTTCCTGGTACCTGAAATTGCATGAAGGAATTCACATTGGAGCAAAACCTtatgcatgtaaacaatgtgggaaagccttctatTGGTCCAGTGACCTTCGAAGACATGTAAAAACTCACAGtggtgagaaaccctatgtatgccagcaatgtgggaaagcttttAGTTCTTCCAGTTACCTCAAAACACATGAAGGAATTCACACTGGATTGAAATCTTATGAATGTaaacagtgtgggaaagccttctatTCATGCAGTGGCCGTAGAAGACATGAACAAATTCATAGTAGTGAGAGACCATATGTATGCAAGCTGTGTGGCAAAGCTTTCATTTCTTCCTGGTATCTGAAATTACATGAAGGAATTCACATTGGAGCAAAACCTtatgcatgtaaacaatgtggtaaagCCTTCTATTGGTCCAGTGATCTTCGAAGACATGTGAAAACCCACAGTagtgagaaaccctatgtatgtaaacaatgtggaaaagcttttagtTCTTCCAGGTACCTCAAAATACATGAacgaattcacactggagagatgATTTTTGCATGTAAgtaa